Genomic segment of Peromyscus leucopus breed LL Stock chromosome 23, UCI_PerLeu_2.1, whole genome shotgun sequence:
GCTTGTATTTGATCTGTAGTCAGTGTTATAATTCACAATTCTCAAGAACAAAACATGCACCGCTTTCCAGTTTCCTGATAAAAGTAACCATAATCCAGCCATAGACCAATGCCACCTCTTCTTTCACTCGACTTTCCTACTCAGAGCCAAATCTCAACTGCTGTCAATGAATGACACAAAACTAACACAAACTGCTCTTaagcaatgaagaaaacacaagcaaGACCAAGTTCATTAATTTTTCTAGTTAAAACAAAGTaagtcgccgggcagtggtggcgcccgcctttattcccagcacttgggaggcagagccaggtggatctctgtgagttcgaggccagcctgggctaccaagtgagttccaggaaaggtgcaaagctacacagagaaaccctgtctcgaaaaacaaaaacacacacacaaaaaaaaaaaaccaaaaaaaaaaaaacaaagtaagtcAAATACTCAAAAGAATTCTTCATTGTATAcatattttccttataatttaATTGCATGATTTATAAAGCAAACTTGAACTGCCTCCTCTATTCTTtagttttagtttatgtttaaagcACTCAAAAGGAGAGTGGATGCAATTTCCACAATACCCACAGCTGATACAGCTAAGACAGTAAGCAGgcataacagaaaaataagtaagACCATGTATAAAAATGCTAATCTATTTTAGGAGATTCTGTCTGAAAAGTAAGCATGAATAAAAACCCAATTTATGTAAATCAATAATTCATTTATTGAATACTATACATTTCAAATgtgaattaaaatgagaaattcttaaaataaatgttaagtacTAAAGCACAACAGCAACTATGAACATTTTTATATCCATATATAACTtgtataaaacatttaaacattaaatGATATAAATTTCTCTATTTTCAATCTTGACTTTTCAAAAACTGAATTCTAAATAACTACTTACAGATTTATTTCATCACTCAACTTGACTGAAACCTCAACACAGTTTCTAGTCCTGTGAAAAGTACTGTAAAGATGCACTCAATTCTTCACTGGCATttctctgccttgaaaaaaaaatctaaatcgaAAAGAGGACTGTGATAATACAGGCTACAGTCCTCCCTAGATCTGGACTTTCCATCCCTACAgagaaatatacagaacaaaCCGTTTGACCTAAgaatcttgtttctttttatagaaGCCCATTAGGACTACGGCTCAACACTGACAGACATTAAACCGACAGTGGTCTTTACACAAATGTTAGTAAGCTAAGGCTTGCAGCTCTGGAGGAAGCTTACCTCTCTGTAACACTGAACTATGCAACATTAGCCTCTAACTACAGTCCATCAGGGAAATCTCCCAGCGTGTAGCTCAGTTACTGAAAAATTTCCCCTTAAAATCCATACATCAAATTATTACATCACATTTATGAGAATCTCAACCAATGAGTATCAcaacagtggattttttttttaaacaagcctTTCAAATAACCATTTCATATCAAAATTGTACCAACCCATAGGGTCAAGAGAGTAACTGCTGAGGTGTGCCATAGGCGAAGTTCATGCAGACACTGAGTTCAGTgaacacaggaaggaaaaagCAGTTACCTGGCTTTGCCGGGCACTTACCCATCATCCTCACTAAGAATGTCATGTGGTTACAGGAGGACTGCtgagcagaaagcagagaaaaaggaaagcacacacagaaagaccataggaaagaaaagaaacatgactTCTAAGATCACTAAGAAaaagaagagccgggcggtggtagcgcagagccggcggtggtggcacacgcctttgatctcagcactcggaagacagagccaggcggatctctgtgagttccaggccagcctggtctacagagtgagatccaggacaggcaccaaaactacacagagaaaccctgtcttgagaaaccaaaaaaccaaaaaaaaaaaaaaaaaaaaaaaaaaaaaaaccaaaaaaaacaaaaaacctacaagCCTTTCCTaaacaaattttctttcattttgatatAAAGAAACCAAACGACAAAAAATGACAACTGAAGACGGTATAATCATAATTACTAGCCCTGGATTAAATCATTAACAGTAAGAGTAACACTTTAATTTTAGATTTCtcatatgaaaatacaaagaagacTACAATACCCACCCCGAAAGCCCCAGCCTTTTAACAAGCTCTACTAAATGTAAACAGTTTTAACCATAAATACAACTGAGGGAACAACCCAGGAGGTTCTCTAACACTGTTCAATCTTCCCATTAGTTTACAAAATGTGTTtgaatttaaaaacaagcaagagccgggtggtggtggcgcatgcctttaatcccagcactagggaggcagagccaggcggatctctgtgagttcgaggccagcctgggctaccaagtgagttccaggaaaggtgcaaagctacacagagaaaccctgtctcgaaaaaccaaaaaaaaaaaagcaagaaaaagaattattaagACTGAGATCATggctaatcctagcacttgggaagcagaggcaggcagatctctgagttcaaggccagtgtggtctacagagcaagttccaggacactcaagtctacacagagaaaccctgtctctaaaagcccaaaaaaaaaaagagctagacCGATACCCTCCCTCCACACCAAGTCTGCAGTTATCACCAAACAGGTGTAATGCTGGTTAATGTGGTTCTGTCTAGTTCTACGATTAGTGCCTATACTACAGCTGTGTCCACACtacattacttatttatttatttggagctgaggatcaaacctagggccttagcaagcgctctaccactgagctaaatccccaacccaaatattttatttttaatgaagattATTGGAGTTAACAAACCATGTGCTGAGAGGTGTACTATGTATATAATCATTACAATACTATACCTGAAATGTGACAGGATTACTAGTaagaaatctttaaagaaaaccagATTATTCCTAATATAAATGACTAAACCTTCCATTAAATCTCTAAAAAACATCAGTTAAAACTTTCCAACCCAAGGAAGAATGGTGGTTACTTGcgtgtaacctcagcacttgggagggggcaGCAGGAAGGACCTGGAGTTTAGGTCATCCTCAGCGATGCAATGAGTTTGAAGCCGGCATGGGCAAACAATGTCTggtgttttttaaaaggaaaggtaAGAATCATTCTCTTTACTGTTGACGATCTTTTTCCCAAGAATTATCTTGTGGGCTTGCAAGTGGGTAAAAACAGCTACCAACAAGGCCAACTACCTGAGTTTCATCTTAGACACTCACACATGatgaaagagagaaccaattcttccAAGCTGcccgttgtcctctgacctccacaaaagTGCAACGCCACAGGGACATGtaagtgtgcatgcatacacatactggcaagatttaaaaaatgcaaaaacaaacaaacaaacaaacaaacaaacactaagaGTTATTTGTGACACAATGTCCTCTTTTTCCTGTGCATAACCTGACAGTGACAATGTAGTATGACTTCCCACAAAGAGATTGTTCTAAATCATCATTTACACACATATTCCATTCACTATATCTAGACACTGTCAGTTATAATCATTCCCCAAGTTTTTATAGTTTAGAGGCACTCAATCAATACTTCTATACCTATCAATGTTTCCTCTAAAAATATAAAGCGCAAAACCGTGAAAATATTTTACGTTAAACAATTTGGAAgtcagagaaatggctcagtggttaagagcactggctgctcccatAAGGCCGGCtgctcacaacggtctgtaactccagttccattgCAGAGAGCGCCCTCTTCTGCCATTCTCAGATACTGCATGCACTGGTGCACATGCATGAAGGAAAAACAATCACACAAAACCATGATAATCtgaataaactaaaatcaatctaaCCACtgctttacaaaacaaaacaaaacaaaaagaacaaaatagacaTAGAAAATTACTAATGGCTCTTCTACAATCTTTTTCAACAAATCTTAACTCCTTGCTACCCCGAGgacagtttaaagaaaaaaatctggcatatatatatatatatatatatatatatatatatatatatatatataaaagaagctttttttttgttattgttggtttttttttcttcttcttcttcttcttttggtttttcaagatggggtttctctgtgtagctttggaacctgtcctggatcttgctctgtagaccaggctggcttccaactcacagagatctacctgcctcagccttccgagtgttgggattaaaggcagctaGAAGCTATTGTTTTAATGGTACcttattttaaacacaaaataaaaattgttatttgtttttttgagacatagtctcactggaacttgctatgtagaccaggctagccttgaactcaaagctaTCTGCCAGCCTGTCCCTgttggtgctggaattaaaggcatgcctagCATGTCAATATTATTCTATAAAGAGAGCCATCTCCAGCAGATTATTTGTCAATCAcctaattttgtttctctttcacaGTAAACTTACAAAAATATAGCTAATAATTTTAGTAGAAAAAATATtcaaggttggggatttagctcagtggtagagcaagcacaaagtcctgggtttggtcctcagctctgaaaaaaggaaaaaaaaaaaaaaagaaataaaacaagaaaaaatactcATAAATTGTATAACCCATAAAACTTAACTCTAAAATTACTAGCAATCTACCCTTTATACAATCACTGAATTATCTCTTCTGAATGATCATAGTACCCAAATGAAACTAATTCTTCTTTTTCCACAGCTCTAGTGTAATGTATGACTGCATGTGGAGTGCAGATTAACAACTGTTACAGTTCTAGCCCTTCTCAGTGAGAGGATTCATGTcagcacacacttacacaccaaTGGACTCAGGTAGATGCACAGCTCTAAGGCACAGCTAATGACAGCAACAACAACTACTGGTCTATCTATCTCCAACATCTCCAATGGTAACAACACACTGTGCATGCCATTTACCTTTACTTAGGAAATCAGTTTCTGACAAGTTTGTAAtaaaaaatttgaataaaatatgaacacttcaaagaaaatttagacactattaaatttcatttgaaattatGAATCCTTTAAAGATTTACCAATATGTAAAACTAGAAAGTTCAATAATCTATATTAGAGATAAGCAAACTTCAAGTACCTAAATCAACTGTCACTTCAACAACAAACCCAATgactttattttaaacataaatatatgaaacaatgttttctttaaaggggAGAATAATGGAAATAAAATGTCCCACCCGAAAAGCAGCACCCAAGTTCAACTTGAGTGCTTTACTAACAGGTTATACAAAGATAATCATAAATGTGCTTATCAGTTAGGTAGTCATTTTTACTCAaaggctaaaaacaaaacaaacccccaaataaCTCTAATTTGTTCTTACAGATTTAGAACACAAGCTGTGACACATCTTAAATACAGCAACGAATGGCTACTCAGTTCTTTCCAACGGAAACCACACTACAGTGAGGTGTGGCACTAGGGGCATTAAAATTACATccaaataaaaggggaaaaatgctaaaaaaattaacaggtaaattttacatttttattagctTTTAGCATCTAATAATTAGTTGATATTAGTATCTTTCATGTCATAGTCactcattatttttattcttctttaaaaaatgaggcaCAATGCTTGGAAGAATTCAGTAATTTTCTACCTTTAAAAAGTCTTtgagaggccgggcagtggtggtgcatgcctttaatcccagcagctgggaggcagatctctgtgaggtcgaggccagcctggtctagaaagtgagatccaggacagccagggccacaaagaggaaccctgtctcaaaaaacaaaaaaaacaaaaaaaataataaataaaacaaaacaaaagtttttgaGAATGTAGACTTCCCTTCCACCAAGagagtttataattttaaaaattacacaggAATGATTAATGATCTCTGAATGATTATTATTCAGAAATACAAAACGATAAAGTTGAGTCTGTAAAAGAAACCTAGAAATGTACTTATTTATAGTCTATATCTCAGAAAGGCAATCTTCtattctgtcaaaaaaaaaaaaagttggataaCTAAGAGCTTATTATCCATGAGCAGAGcctctcctttatttttatttttttggtttttcaagacagggtttctctgtgtagcccaggctgtcctggaacttactctgtaggccagccagctggcctcaaactcacagagatccgcctgccttgcAGCTTAAATGAAGCTCCTTAGATCACGTGTGCACGTTGAGTCCATATGCGTGAGGATAGGTACGAGCAGAGGCTAGTGGAATTGGAGTGACAGGTGGTCATGAGCCACcttttatgggtgctgggaatcaaatggggtcctccggaagagcccttgctcttaaccgctgactcatctctccagtcctaaataaagtctcccttttttttttttcactttttggtttttcgagacagggtttctttacaCTAAGTAAAGTTTTTTAAGGAAACAGTGTATCTAAAAGTTACTTCACCTATCCCGAAGTTTAACCTTTTAGTATGGTTTTCAAACTGTGTTCATTTAAATAATATACtggaaaacacaaatcaaaattaaaaagcaatcttATGTCAAAAAGATATGTATAatgtctatatacatatatagatacaccTACACACAGAACATGGGTTAGCATATTCCTACTACATGTTTAGTTAGGatgaacaaatacatacaaacacacatgtgttaAACAAGGTAAGAAGATAGAAGTCAGGATCTACTCAATATTAACAGCAGGAAAGTAAAGTGCAAGCAAACAGCAGCAGTCACAGTCTTAGTAATGGCGACATGATTAAATTCAAAGACCTGGCTGACAATCCTTTATCTAGTTTTCAGTCTCACAACTTGAAGGttttaaaataacacacaaaGATTACACGATTTAAAATAGGCtatttagtaaaaaaaattaagggtcGTGACATATTAACAAGCCAAAGCATACACAGGACTgtgataaattaattttttaaaattacattgtaaCTAGCTggaatttttcttagaaaaataaaccagAGAGTAAAGAAACACTTTCTATACGACACTGGAAACTAGGTATTCTGGTAAGAAGTGGTGGGGCTCCTGGTACTGCTCAACAGGAACAGACCAGGAACAGCACTGTTTGACAATGGGAATGAATTACAAGACTCTGAAATGAAGTAATAcatctatgttttaaaaatccaagaaaaagaatataattgaATAGAGGAAGCTACTCAGTGAAAACAGTTGGCTCCACAGTAAGGATTAGAACCAGGAGAAATAAAACTGCACAAGACAAATGTTCTTTACCAGTGCTAAGCAATTATCCAAAGTATTTTTATATCAGAATTATATTGCATCAAATTTAACAACAGCACAAAAGCTGAGCTGTCTTTATCAGAACTGTCTGACAGGCTTTTTAAACTCTGTGACGTGCCTTGCCTCTAGCCGTCCTAGAACTCCAAGTAGGACGGAGTAGGGAGACGGCCTAAGAGGGATCtggggagatatatatatatgtctctcCCTTGATCATGTGAGtctggagagcagagagcccccaCCTTTGTCCCCCGGAAAGGAAGGGGtctgaatggaaacatatgaccCACAAGATGATTAATACACCTACTGACTAACATTTGCTGGGAAATTCTGTTTGAACTATGTGAGATGCTAATTATGGCTTAGAGCTAATTTTGTCACACTTATGAATTTGCTGAAACATAATTCACTAGTATGCCAAATTAAAGGAATCAACTATAAAGTATTGTATAAAAAGCTGGTGTTTCTGTATATTTAGGGTAATGAAGGGAAAATGTTGgtttttatgaaaatttaaagtaTGAACTATTAAAAAAGCAGTTCAACAGTATTTAAAATAGATTAGTTTAAAAttgagttttagaaaaaaaatcctagttCCCTTTTCATTCTactattcacaataaccaaaaGCATTATCACAAAagattataaaaacatttaaaatacaattttatgcgacttttatttgtactttagGATCTAAACAACTGTAGGGAATGCCTTTGTGGGGCAGCACaaagtggttttctttttatttgaagcTATTCAAATTTGAGACAGGCTCACTACTTTGCTCTAAAGTCCTCGGCCCTGTCAGCTAACCCAGGCAACCTAAGAGCTATCTGTGACAGCAGCTTGACTGTGGGAGCCTACAGAGCCTACAGAGCCTACAGAGCCTCCCCACCTCGGCTCCCCCGGGAGAGGGAGGGGTCTTTGTGTGCTTTTCTGTGGTGGTTCCACTGAATTCATCACAATAGAGATGGACATTTGAAATTCATAACGATCCAACATCTGAGCAATCTTCTTCCGAGACACACCATGTTTATTCCTcctaccaaaaaaagaaaaggattttacatcttttcttttctttcttttagaaagcCAAGGTTTAGAGATTCAGTTATGTTACAGTAACAGTATAAAGTCTACATGGTACTTTATAAACATGAGAAGACACACTTTGTTCATCCTTGCTTATACAAGACTGATACTTGCTATTTTCAGAGGACACAGTTAAATAATTACAGCCTCTTACAGAGAATGCTCACTGAAAACATTAGGTATACAGCAAAATAGAAGTGTTTtcttaaagagaaagaacatgaagttggagaatggaatctgggaggaattgagggacaggaaagaatatgatcaaaaaatattacatgaaatttctttaaacattttaaaagggaaaattttttttaattaaaagaaaaaaaatttatgagCTAGTGTTTTGAGACTTACAAAGAAATGAATGGATTTCCCAGGACTtaccaaaaatgaaaattatttatcaGTTACTTTATGACACTTCctcttgtatttattatt
This window contains:
- the N4bp2l2 gene encoding NEDD4-binding protein 2-like 2 isoform X4, with product MASCSALMTIFIIKMGTAKQAIDQGRSPVIIDNTNTQAWEMKPYVEMAIGKGYRVEFHEPETWWKFDPEELEKRNKHGVSRKKIAQMLDRYEFQMSISIVMNSVEPPQKSTQRPLPLPGEPRWGGSVGSVGSVGSHSQAAVTDSS